atatatatatatatatatatatatatatatatatatatatatatatatatatatatatatatatatatatatatatatatatatatatatatatatatatatatatatatatatatatatatatatatatatatattatatatatatatatataacatttCTTATAGGCAACTCAATTGAATTAATTTTCATCACTGATAATATCTCACATTTGCTGTTTTTTCTTGGTGTTTGAACGGATAATTGTGCGTtagactatgtttcctttttttttacaattttttttacattctatAAATTTGTTAGTTATTTATTTTAGTGATAGTATTATATTAGATTTTAGtattgatttttgtattataAAAACCTGAAAGTGTTCCAATCTATCAATGTAAAGCCCGGGTGGGCGATGTTTGATTAATAAACATTAATGAATGAATAAGTAAAAAATTGGTATGTTCTCGTTAAAAAAAGAtaatacacaaaaaaattaataaaaacaaattttatatattagagttataaaaaaacaatagaaaacatttacatttgtaaCTTCGTTTAAGGCAAATTGTAATGGTCGTTCATTGCCTCGGAGACCACAAATTCAACGAATTGCTCTCCTCCTTTCCTTGCCACTCTCAAGGTGCTCAACAACcgggcgcatctcttcggattagTCTCTGTTATGTCGCCAATAGTGATTGAGGTCTTGTCATCCCTCTTGCAGAGATTCAAATATGCTATACTATTGgatctttatcaggttatgggccgattcgggcttggatgttggaggcTATGGTTACGTTAGGTTAGAGTGCCAGCCTATTTTTTaaacagacttacttagactaTTTTAATCCATTAGAATACCACAGCAGAGACAGACCAGGCCGCaagtgggaatcgaacccacgttCCCAGCACTGATAATCCgtgcacgctaccaactcagtTATCAGGGCGATCGTTGGAGGccatagaaaaagtcattgtaaaaaatttcagctaaatcggataagaattacgggtttatatgggaactatatccaggttataagccgacatagaccgtactcggcatagttattggaagtcaaatcaaaacacttcgtgcaaaatttaagccaaatcggataataacttcgccctctaaaggcttaaaaaagtcaagatcataggtcggtttatatggtagctatatcaaaacatggacagatatgaccatttactatcccaaccgacctgcactaatatgaagtatttgcacaaaatttcaagggcctagctttattcctttgaaagttaggttaccttcgacagacggacggacatgcctaaatcgacttggaatgtcaaaaATTATACACCACACTTAGTGTCATATTTATACTATCCCTACAACTTTGCTACCATTCGACACACATCCATAGTTTCATTTCTATCACGCACCATGTACAACTCTGTATGTGTTAAATTTGTAATGGCTGATACTATGTTCATTTTTTACCGTCGAAAACCCATGTTTTCCGCGATTATTTTCTGAAACATTacacaaataacaatgataaaataaaggctggtactatataaaacaaaaatgatgctgacaatgatgtcaagcgttgccactaaatttttttttttgccattttccccaCTAAAAACAGAGTACCTCTTTTTCGCCTATTTTCCTCcagcgtttcgccgacgtttttttatatgtagTTTGACAGCATTTCATCTGAaaagaatactcagcttaattGGTAAAAAACACCCCTAGCGTTGCAAACGTTTAAATACAGCTAGCGAAAAcagtaaataaaacaactcaaatGTACATACCTCTGCACTGCACAGCAGCAGCAGAGGTATTgcgctaataaaaaaaaagtttggagTAATGTTACTAGCTGCAAGAGCTGGTGCGTGTGTTTGTATGGAGTATGCAAGCAACGTGTATGTATTCTCTTTTTGCACCATCTCATCAATCCTTGCAAGTGCTTACAACAATAAACACAATGCACAATGTATAAAAGGATATAGTTTTTATATACGGTCAAGGACACACCCAGTTACATGGGCAAACATGAACggaagtaaatgggcttctgcTGTATGCATTTCTGCTTCAAATGGAAGCGGCTGCTACCATTGCACCGACCTTCGTCGGCCTTATCTAAGCTTAACTATTTAAAGAACTAAGATTCATTGCTGCCGCTAaagaaaaatactaaaaatagcCTTCTTAAATACATACACAGGTATGTATGTAGTTAATTTATATGCATATCAATCTCGATATGCCTTATCGCTGTCAAAGCCCTCTTGAcaatgaaatattcatctgagagtTATTAGGTATGAGGGCATGATTCTCTTCGGATTTAACCGAAATTGGGCAATCGAAATCACTCATCCTTGAGAAGTTCAAGTTTTGACCATTCGTCAGTACACCAATCTGGAAAATTATTGTTTCTTTCTGCTGaacagaaattttgttcgattgaTGTTATATGGTGCATTTAGATATACTTTTTATCATTTTATTCTTATGATTGTTTCGGAGTTACTAGAAAGGATCACATTCTAACTATTATGTTTTTCTTGACACTCCCAAGAAGGGGCCAGATATTCAAGTCCGATCTAACCACAAACGGTACATTTTCCAATGTTGAGGTGATGAACGAATCACCATAAGCGGAATTTATGGATAGTGCAATTGAAGCAATTTAACTTAGGCGccggcaagctgtggtctactattAAGTCACTTGTAAGCTCCTGCAAGATGTCAGCATATcattcacttttggcgacgtaagaCTCATCTGAAGAGATGCGCCCGGATATTtcaacgtcaatttattgagcataCCAAGAGTGCCAAGGCAAGGAGAGTCATGCATTGTATTCGGGGTCTCCAAGTTTTCTCGTCCAAGGCGCTTGTTGCAGACCGAATTTCTACACTGGTGGTGAAGAAGGGTGTACCGGGAGCGAGTACATGATACTCAATCTGTTTCTCAACACTCTTATGATTTAATTGTTGTggtagtgtgttgtacactgctGATGAAGGACTCCTTtgggtcaatctggtacgtacaaacggctgccatgggattgaacacAATTATAGGTCTCGATGTTTTGAAAATGGGCAGAGCGATCCCCTTACTAAAGCCTCGAAAGGACTCGAGAAAGGGAGAGTCGTACACACTCTGAGGGATTTCACCTCCCGAGTCCCTTATTGAAGAATTGCCTTTTGCTGAGCACCAGCACAGATTCCGAAGATTGCATAGCACGACGACTGCTTTGCACGCCACCACTACACATTAACCGTGAATTAAGCAGGTCATGCAATGCGATTGGCTCGTGACTTTTGATCTCTTGGAAACTTTCCATACGCTCAGTTATGCCACGTTTTTTGAAGAATCGCTAACAAGCCGGGCCTTCAACTTTGGATTACGAATTATCTGTGTTGTCGCAAGTGGTTTGTGGTATTTAGAGATCCCTTGTAGATTTTCTGCACATGCCGTTATAATTTGTGACAAGGTAAGAAGTCGATACAAGGTGCTCATGTCGCTTGCCGGTGGGACTTGGGGTCGTGCGCGTGACCGGTCAGTGATAAACAGTTGTGAAATAGCATGTTGGTTGATAGAATCGATATCAACTCGTACAAACTTGATGTGTAgtgacgttgttgttgtagcagtgttttgtacactgaggcgacagcccttgccgatgaaggaatccatcgggtcaatccggtatgtacaaccggctgccatggaattgcgaTGGGTAGTGATTGTGGCAATAGGCGAATTACCTTTCGTTTGCATTTTCTTATGTTTGCGGCAAATTCATGTTACAGGTTTGGCGTGTTAACATATACACTTTTCCTCACTATTGAACGCATGAGGGTGGATGGACCCAGGGATAAGGACAACTTATACCTTTTTAAGCTGGACTTGTGTATGGGCAAGGAGTTAATGTTTATGGTAAGTAATTGATATGACACCTTAATAAGTTTTGTTAATATTCCTAATGAGAGACGAATCCGCAGCCTGTCAGAATGCGGCCCTACgtactgcgacgggctgtcccCTCAGTTCTCAGGTGGACCACCCTCATCAGTATACAAAGATCTCACCAGTACGAAGGCACAACTACATGCTTTCTTAGCAGTGTCTACTGGGATGCTATCGTAGAGAACATACCAATCACCATCTTGTAGAATGACGTTCACCGCCGAGAGATATTAGAGTCAATACACATGATGTAGGGCGTGAGGTTCAGTGCTAGTAGAGCGAGTCTTGATACCATTCAGACACGGCAGCAGAAGCGGCGAACCTCAAACGCGATCGACCGCTACTCATTGCACCTGGAGAAGACTCCTTTGGCAAAGTAGAATAGCCTCCTTTCCGGCATCCTCCTCAACCCTTAGAGATCTAGGATTGATGGCACACGACACacgtttaactgcccagccaatcCTACTCGACTTTGATCAGACCACTTTGGACGCACTTAGATCTCGGTACTTAATAGAAAATAGCACACGAATGGATTATAtacaacatactgctacaacaaaattAACACCCGGTACGGGATAGGTATGAGTATCAtacaggctgaaattttgagtttcGATCTCTGTAATGTTCATCATTATAACAATAatcttagctgggagctaccggacgCAGAAGCGGAATAACAAAACTCCGACGAAGACCAAAGTTGAGAAAGACATCTCGCTTTGCTGTATCTATACATATTTTTTGATTATGTATTATTGTTtggtaaattttatttaaaatcatgACTGTTATTCTCCCTTCTTCTTGTGTAATCTTATAAGCACATTTCATAACGATAAGATCGCTGTTAAATATTGCTCCAAGACAGCTTGAGACAACGTCGAACCGTTTTCTATAGCTAACGAATAGGCCGTATCACCGTTTTCATTGGTTGCCGTCATATCAGGATCTCTAGATAACAGCTCATTACAAGTATGAGGATGATTACCTGCAGCGGCATACATCAATGATGTATTGCCTACAATATCCATGTGTAAATGATCAGCTCCTTTATCCAGCAATAGACGAACTATTTCATGATGGCCCCCTGAGGCTGCTAATATTAAGGGAGTTACCATTTCAGGAGCCTCCTCATTGATGTTGGCACCAGACTCCACTAAGGACTGCACAGTGGCCAATTGACCATAATAGCAAGCCTAGAAAAAGCGTAAACAagttagaaaataattttaaaaagattCATAAAATATTGACTTACCCAATGCAGTGGTGTAAATCCACAATTGTCTTTAAAATCAATatcatgttgtttttgttgtaaaatctgTTCATCGGTTAATTCGCCTTGACCAGCTCTTTCATGGAATGATAGTTTGACTTCGACCGGACAGAAAGTAGCTTCTGTATTGCCTCTTTGCAGATTAGTGAGAACAGTGGCTTGAGGTCGATATGGCAAAAAAGCAGATTTATGTTTTCCCGTCGCTGCCACAGATGGGTCATGGAGAAAGCTAGATGAATGCAAGGAGTTGGGGGTGGATAATGGCGTTGAGGTTGTTGTGTTGGGTGAAGGTGTGTCGGTTTGCCTTTGGGACTCTTGACTAGTTGGaggtgaaatttgagacatagCGTTACtgaattaatgaaaaaaaaaaccaacaaaattaaacaagcatgaatacttaaaaaaaacgttaaaaaaaaaacgataggCAGTTTAAGCGAAAAATTCGCTtcaataagaaatatatgtGAAGATTTGACTTTGCCTTTGTATTACAGAATGAAGTTAAAATCACTTGCCGTGTTTGCTGTTCAGCTTTCAGAATTGTGgtgaaaaactttaacaaaataacaaatttttttaaacataagtgcatgaaattttggaaaatatttaataCTTGATTTAGTGTATCCTGAAACGACTCTGTTTTTTATAGACATAGTAGCCATCTACAATTATTTAGAATTTGGCTGTAAggtaatatttaaaaattggcATTACTGGTACTTAAAACATACAGAATTGTGTAGTTGCGTGTGTGTGCACAAACAAATGATATGAAATATTTCTGTATTTCTATGCAAACCACTTACCTTCTCACATAAGCAATGGAATCAGATTttcattaattaaaatttagtttttgatgTAAGTTCTTCCaatgttaataaaaaaacaaaaaaaaattttttcctcagAAGCGAGCACGTAGAGAATGAATTAAAAACAACACAACAGAGTTGCCGCGttttctaccaaaattggtcGGATGGAATTAAATTTTAGGCAGTTGGTCGGAAACCGACCCAATCCGATTTTGGTAGATTCGGAGAGAAATCGTCAATTTGTTTC
The Stomoxys calcitrans chromosome 3, idStoCalc2.1, whole genome shotgun sequence genome window above contains:
- the LOC106080503 gene encoding DNA-binding protein RFXANK, with the protein product MSQISPPTSQESQRQTDTPSPNTTTSTPLSTPNSLHSSSFLHDPSVAATGKHKSAFLPYRPQATVLTNLQRGNTEATFCPVEVKLSFHERAGQGELTDEQILQQKQHDIDFKDNCGFTPLHWACYYGQLATVQSLVESGANINEEAPEMVTPLILAASGGHHEIVRLLLDKGADHLHMDIVGNTSLMYAAAGNHPHTCNELLSRDPDMTATNENGDTAYSLAIENGSTLSQAVLEQYLTAILSL